One stretch of Roseibium sp. HPY-6 DNA includes these proteins:
- a CDS encoding LysE family translocator, translating to MTIELYTAYIVATLIVLAIPGPTIMLVVSYALTQGRKSAFASVLGVGLGDATAATASLLGLGAILAASATAFTALKWVGAAYLVWLGITMWRSRPGPLGVQEVEDIPPRKIFWHAYVVTSLNPKGIIFFMAFLPHFIAPQVAVAPQLFLLGSTFVVLGILNAAIYAYAAAAVGQKLRNPSLLRLVNKVGGGFLISAAAMTATLQRSAN from the coding sequence ATGACAATTGAATTATATACCGCCTACATTGTGGCAACCCTCATCGTGCTGGCAATTCCTGGGCCCACGATCATGCTTGTTGTGAGTTACGCTCTGACGCAGGGGCGCAAATCTGCCTTTGCCAGCGTTCTGGGTGTCGGTCTCGGCGACGCAACAGCGGCGACAGCATCACTTCTTGGCCTTGGAGCGATCCTTGCCGCCTCTGCAACTGCTTTTACGGCACTGAAATGGGTAGGCGCAGCATATCTTGTCTGGCTGGGCATTACGATGTGGCGCAGCCGCCCGGGGCCTTTAGGGGTTCAGGAAGTGGAAGACATCCCACCCCGCAAGATCTTCTGGCACGCATACGTCGTAACCTCGCTCAACCCAAAGGGCATCATTTTCTTCATGGCGTTTTTGCCGCATTTCATTGCGCCGCAGGTTGCCGTTGCACCACAGCTTTTCCTTCTCGGGTCGACCTTTGTGGTGCTCGGCATCCTAAACGCCGCGATCTATGCCTACGCAGCGGCCGCAGTGGGACAGAAGCTTAGAAACCCATCCCTTTTGCGTCTGGTCAATAAGGTCGGGGGCGGTTTTCTGATTTCTGCTGCTGCGATGACGGCTACGCTACAGAGGTCAGCGAACTGA
- a CDS encoding extensin family protein, with translation MIKTAVVSLTLVLAQPVFAASSEAAAPLPTPKPLAASNSSNSEKTKLPAPKPEKAKKPKSDALVTAHPDSCVLGETEFTTIPAIRGEHSGDAGCGIEAPVKLTGVAWNEKSVQFKNAVTVSCEFAQVYTAWLRQDVMPLAEKHFDGGLETVRSGPGYQCRRRNNQPGGKLSEHALGKAVDISHFHMQDGTSVSIEKDWGQKTKPGRFLKALHKSACKRFTTVLSPEGDEFHKSHLHLDIGCHGKTCTYLICQ, from the coding sequence ATGATTAAAACTGCAGTGGTTAGCCTGACACTAGTATTGGCTCAGCCAGTCTTTGCAGCGTCTTCCGAAGCAGCGGCCCCATTGCCAACGCCAAAACCGCTTGCAGCGTCTAACAGCTCGAACAGCGAAAAAACGAAATTACCTGCTCCAAAACCCGAGAAGGCGAAAAAACCAAAATCCGATGCGCTTGTGACGGCACATCCGGATTCTTGCGTTCTTGGAGAAACTGAATTCACTACCATTCCCGCAATTCGCGGCGAACACTCTGGTGATGCTGGTTGTGGCATTGAAGCCCCTGTTAAACTTACAGGCGTTGCATGGAACGAAAAGTCTGTTCAGTTCAAAAACGCAGTTACCGTTTCATGTGAGTTCGCGCAAGTTTACACCGCATGGCTGCGGCAAGACGTGATGCCATTGGCAGAAAAGCACTTCGATGGTGGACTTGAGACCGTAAGATCCGGACCCGGCTACCAGTGCCGCCGCCGTAACAATCAGCCAGGCGGCAAACTGTCCGAGCATGCGCTGGGCAAGGCAGTCGACATTTCCCATTTTCATATGCAGGACGGTACCAGTGTTTCGATTGAAAAGGACTGGGGCCAGAAAACGAAGCCGGGCCGCTTCCTTAAAGCGCTTCACAAGAGCGCCTGCAAACGGTTTACAACCGTTCTCAGCCCGGAAGGCGATGAGTTTCACAAATCACATCTGCACCTGGACATTGGATGTCATGGCAAGACCTGCACGTACCTGATTTGTCAGTGA
- a CDS encoding DUF2336 domain-containing protein encodes MINLSKLAELARDTSAVGRKSLVGALTDLFVGAGDDRDEQISLLFGDIVLKVLGQLEEETRMILAKRVCHEEDAPRDLMVSLAKDKISVAEPVLENSPSLTTDDLVEIASSASMDHLGAIAVRKTVDKAVTSVLVDRGDSRVLTRVAENEGAEFAESSFLKLVEKARSDESIQAALVSRPDLPEEAAHALVPFLTSALKERITSLGADNTLVHLLAQRAATEVAARAHKLDDAREESNALIKDVVSRKTDIDDAVKTFARSDRTAELGMLLAKVSELPSSAVSQLLFSSSDKPLIILCKANGVTAEAYKDVLTMRARRLRIGGLELNAAIQRYAALSEEGAKRSLETLKKSGANFGLKTG; translated from the coding sequence ATGATCAACCTTTCGAAATTGGCAGAACTGGCGAGAGATACCAGTGCAGTCGGCCGGAAAAGTCTGGTCGGTGCGCTTACGGATCTATTCGTCGGTGCCGGTGATGATCGGGACGAACAGATCAGCCTTCTTTTCGGTGACATCGTCTTGAAGGTCTTGGGGCAGCTCGAAGAAGAAACGCGCATGATCCTCGCCAAACGCGTTTGTCACGAAGAAGACGCGCCGCGGGACCTCATGGTCAGTTTGGCAAAAGACAAGATTTCTGTTGCCGAGCCTGTCCTTGAAAATTCACCATCCCTCACGACTGATGACCTCGTTGAAATCGCTTCCTCTGCGTCCATGGATCATCTGGGAGCAATTGCGGTAAGAAAAACGGTCGATAAAGCTGTCACGTCTGTGTTGGTCGACCGCGGAGACAGCAGGGTTTTGACGAGGGTTGCGGAGAACGAAGGCGCAGAATTTGCCGAGTCCTCCTTCCTTAAGCTTGTCGAAAAGGCCCGCTCGGATGAATCGATCCAAGCCGCGCTTGTCAGTCGCCCTGATCTGCCGGAAGAAGCTGCCCACGCTCTGGTGCCGTTCCTGACAAGTGCTTTGAAAGAGCGGATCACTTCTCTGGGGGCCGACAACACGCTTGTTCACCTGCTTGCGCAAAGAGCTGCAACAGAAGTGGCGGCGAGAGCGCACAAGCTGGACGATGCGCGCGAAGAATCGAATGCGCTCATCAAGGACGTTGTCAGCCGCAAAACCGATATTGACGATGCCGTAAAGACATTTGCAAGATCCGACAGAACCGCTGAACTTGGCATGTTGTTGGCAAAAGTAAGCGAGTTGCCTTCTTCGGCTGTTTCTCAATTGCTGTTCAGCTCAAGCGACAAACCGCTGATTATCCTTTGCAAGGCGAATGGGGTCACAGCAGAAGCCTACAAAGATGTGCTGACCATGCGCGCAAGGCGGTTGCGCATCGGCGGACTGGAACTGAATGCTGCCATTCAGCGCTATGCGGCTCTAAGCGAAGAAGGTGCCAAGCGTTCGTTGGAGACGTTGAAAAAATCCGGCGCAAACTTCGGCCTGAAAACAGGGTAA
- a CDS encoding DUF1062 domain-containing protein yields MSSHFQFEWTVLIAETPHLLRPCGRCGSIQAFASTGKFRLNANGNRLDAWLIYACLACGRRWNRAFLQRQATGSISQPLLLSLQENDATLAREVAFVPPDKSAGAVLGGNPDFIIEKRVLAHRGLECGSAHLTIKNPSGVSVRLDRLLAAGLTLSRSQVQSLVAAGAIVLAHGSRKGLKQAVQQQVAITLLPAAHQSIPGLYCRLSGEILSS; encoded by the coding sequence ATGTCATCTCACTTTCAATTTGAATGGACGGTTCTGATTGCCGAAACTCCTCATCTTTTGCGTCCTTGCGGTCGCTGCGGCTCGATCCAGGCTTTTGCGTCGACCGGCAAATTTCGTTTGAACGCGAATGGAAACCGGTTGGATGCCTGGCTTATCTATGCGTGTCTGGCTTGCGGCAGGCGCTGGAACAGGGCTTTTTTGCAAAGGCAGGCGACTGGCAGCATCTCACAGCCGCTTCTTTTGTCGCTGCAAGAAAACGATGCGACGCTCGCACGTGAAGTGGCCTTTGTTCCCCCAGACAAATCGGCTGGCGCGGTCTTGGGTGGCAACCCAGATTTCATAATTGAAAAACGGGTTCTCGCTCATCGAGGCTTGGAATGCGGGTCTGCACACCTCACAATCAAAAATCCGTCCGGTGTTTCTGTCCGGCTGGATAGGCTGTTGGCAGCGGGGCTAACACTTTCGAGATCGCAGGTTCAGTCTTTAGTGGCCGCGGGAGCAATAGTGTTGGCCCATGGTTCCCGGAAGGGATTGAAACAAGCGGTCCAGCAACAGGTCGCAATCACTCTCCTGCCTGCGGCTCACCAGTCCATACCGGGTCTCTATTGCAGATTGTCGGGTGAAATCCTCTCCAGCTGA
- a CDS encoding BA14K family protein: protein MKNVSKRLIAVALSGALLVPTIATAEAGPKRGWQGHHGVHHHHYHKRQRKNDNVGAAVAAGVIGLAAGAILLGATNRPSYAGPPPPPASYYPPAPYPGQVHGAVGYQPWSPAWYQYCSSKYRSFNPSTGTYTTYRGEQRFCQ, encoded by the coding sequence ATGAAAAACGTGAGCAAACGCCTGATTGCCGTCGCCTTGTCCGGCGCCTTGTTGGTACCGACAATTGCAACCGCCGAGGCCGGCCCGAAACGCGGCTGGCAAGGCCATCACGGCGTCCACCATCACCATTACCACAAGCGCCAGAGAAAGAATGACAATGTCGGCGCAGCTGTCGCAGCAGGCGTTATCGGACTTGCAGCCGGCGCCATCCTGTTAGGAGCGACAAACAGGCCGTCATATGCCGGACCGCCGCCGCCACCTGCATCCTACTATCCGCCTGCACCTTACCCGGGACAGGTACATGGAGCGGTTGGCTATCAGCCCTGGAGCCCGGCCTGGTATCAGTACTGTTCTTCGAAATACCGGTCCTTTAACCCGTCGACCGGCACCTACACCACCTATCGGGGCGAGCAGCGTTTCTGCCAGTAA
- a CDS encoding HugZ family protein, which produces MSTQDQNGQEPKSVIRPTDDEARRMAKNLIRTARFGALAAIEAGSGHPLASRVALATDLDGTPLILTSTLSGHTSAILESPACSLLVGEPGKGDPLAHPRTTLFCKANQISRESDTHHRLRRRYLARHPKAELYVDFGDFAFFRLELERASLNGGFGKAFALQRSDLLTDLGDGDGWLEMEGGAVAHMNEDHGDAVKLYAEVLCKAGTANWRLAGLDPEGLDLVAGDRTERLWFSQALADPRQLRPILVELAQEARAQ; this is translated from the coding sequence GTGAGCACGCAGGACCAAAATGGCCAGGAGCCTAAATCCGTCATTCGTCCGACGGATGACGAAGCACGCCGGATGGCGAAAAACCTGATCCGAACGGCGCGTTTTGGCGCACTTGCTGCCATTGAAGCAGGCTCCGGCCATCCGCTTGCCAGCCGCGTCGCGCTGGCCACGGATCTTGACGGGACGCCGTTGATTTTGACGAGCACGCTGTCAGGTCACACTTCGGCAATTCTTGAGTCACCTGCGTGTTCTCTGCTTGTTGGAGAGCCTGGTAAGGGAGATCCGCTGGCGCATCCAAGAACAACTCTCTTTTGCAAGGCCAATCAGATTTCAAGGGAAAGCGATACGCATCACCGCTTGAGACGACGCTATCTCGCACGCCACCCGAAAGCCGAGCTCTATGTTGACTTCGGCGACTTCGCATTTTTCAGGCTCGAACTTGAGCGCGCGAGCCTCAATGGAGGCTTCGGCAAGGCTTTCGCATTACAGCGCTCAGATCTTCTGACGGATTTGGGCGACGGGGACGGGTGGCTCGAAATGGAAGGTGGCGCCGTTGCCCACATGAATGAAGATCATGGCGACGCCGTAAAACTCTACGCCGAAGTCCTATGCAAGGCTGGCACCGCGAACTGGCGCCTTGCAGGGCTGGACCCAGAGGGCCTGGACCTTGTCGCTGGAGACCGAACTGAGCGTCTTTGGTTCTCGCAAGCCCTGGCCGATCCTCGACAACTTCGCCCTATCCTCGTTGAACTCGCTCAGGAAGCCCGCGCACAGTGA
- a CDS encoding hydantoinase B/oxoprolinase family protein, translated as MTSKWDFWIDRGGTFTDIVGRAPDGTLHPHKVLSENPEAYRDAAIQGIREILGVERGEPIPSEKIATVKMGTTVATNALLERKGERTALFITRGFRDALEIGYQARPKIFAKEIIKPELLYESVHEIPERVRADGTVEIAFKEADARGMMQAAWDDGVRSIAIVLMHSYAYPAHEQTLKTIAEDIGFPQISVSHEVSPLMKLVGRGDTTIVDAYLSPILRRYVDQVQEELGAGPRLMFMQSSGGLTAADLFQGKDAILSGPAGGVVGAVETSRMAGFEKIIGFDMGGTSTDVCHFDGEYERAFETEVAGVRMRAPMMMIHTVAAGGGSILHYTDGRFQAGPDSAGANPGPACYRRGGPLTVTDANLMTGKLAPEFFPKIFGPNQDQPLDGDVVRQKFADLAEEIGDGRSPEEVADGFLKIAVENMANAIKKISVQRGYDVTEYALTCFGGAGGQTGCRVADSLGMKTVILHPFSGILSAYGMGLADIRADRQQAVVKVLNEALMPELHALKDQLAAVTEAELQQQKIASDERRTVATAHLRYDGTDTPLPVHLDSVEVMRAMFEDAHKKQFGFAYDNKPIVVEALEVETAGGGAGLVEPDLDLFTENALAATTTRIYSEGTWHDADIYKRETLKPGMKVSGPAVIIESHATIAVEDGWQAEINAKDHVILRRVVPLKRAGAIGTHADPVMLEVFNNLFMSIAEQMGVTLQNTAYSVNIKERLDFSCAVFDANGALVANAPHMPVHLGSMDRSVETIIKLNMGKIKPGDVFALNAPYNGGTHLPDITVVSPVFDDEGKDILFWSASRGHHADVGGSAPGSMTPRATNVDEEGVLFDNFKIVDEGRFCEQELIELLTDHPYPARNPHQNVADLSAQIAANEKGIQELRKMVAHFGLEVVQAYMGHVQDNAEESVRRVIEALKDSEYAYPTDQGSTIKVKITVDKTKREATVDFTGTSPVQQNNFNAPEPVTRAAILYCFRVMVDGDIPMNAGCLKPIHIVIPDDCMLRPSYPAAVVAGNVETSQHVTNAVFAALGAMANAQGTMNNLTFGNDTYQYYETICSGSPAGPGFNGTDGVHTHMTNSRLTDPEVLEFRFPVLLEDFHIRKNSGGIGKWSAGDGTKRTVRFLEKMDCAILSSHRTLNPKGLAGGSNGELGRTEVRRLDGSVEVLSGCDQTVLEPGEAVTVVTPTAGGWRAP; from the coding sequence ATGACGTCCAAGTGGGATTTTTGGATCGACCGTGGCGGTACATTCACGGACATCGTCGGGCGCGCTCCCGATGGCACGCTCCATCCACACAAGGTGCTGTCGGAAAACCCGGAAGCGTATCGGGATGCTGCCATTCAGGGGATACGTGAAATCCTTGGCGTCGAGCGCGGCGAGCCTATTCCGTCGGAAAAAATTGCGACAGTGAAGATGGGAACGACTGTTGCGACCAATGCGCTGCTGGAACGCAAAGGCGAGCGTACGGCGCTGTTCATCACCAGGGGATTTCGGGACGCACTGGAAATAGGTTATCAGGCGCGCCCGAAAATTTTCGCCAAGGAAATCATAAAGCCGGAGCTTCTCTACGAAAGTGTTCATGAAATTCCGGAACGTGTCCGGGCCGACGGTACCGTAGAGATTGCCTTTAAGGAGGCCGATGCACGCGGCATGATGCAAGCTGCATGGGACGATGGTGTTCGCTCCATCGCAATCGTGCTGATGCACTCTTATGCCTATCCGGCGCACGAACAGACGCTGAAGACAATCGCGGAAGATATCGGGTTCCCGCAGATTTCGGTGTCCCACGAGGTTTCGCCGCTTATGAAGCTCGTCGGACGCGGTGACACCACAATCGTCGACGCTTACCTTTCGCCAATACTTCGCCGCTATGTCGACCAGGTTCAAGAGGAACTGGGTGCAGGCCCGAGGCTGATGTTCATGCAATCTTCAGGTGGATTGACGGCCGCCGACCTGTTTCAGGGCAAGGATGCGATCCTCTCCGGTCCGGCCGGTGGTGTCGTTGGAGCCGTGGAAACGTCCCGCATGGCAGGGTTCGAAAAGATCATCGGCTTCGACATGGGCGGAACCTCGACCGATGTGTGCCACTTCGACGGTGAGTATGAACGCGCGTTCGAGACAGAAGTTGCCGGTGTACGCATGCGGGCGCCAATGATGATGATCCACACGGTTGCGGCCGGCGGTGGCTCGATCCTTCACTACACGGACGGCCGCTTCCAGGCCGGACCCGACTCGGCTGGCGCCAATCCCGGACCGGCCTGCTACCGGCGCGGCGGTCCGCTTACCGTCACCGATGCCAATCTGATGACCGGCAAGCTCGCGCCGGAGTTCTTCCCGAAAATCTTCGGCCCGAACCAGGACCAGCCACTTGATGGCGACGTCGTCCGACAGAAATTTGCGGACCTCGCCGAGGAAATAGGCGACGGCCGCTCCCCGGAAGAAGTTGCAGACGGGTTCTTGAAGATCGCGGTCGAGAACATGGCGAATGCGATCAAGAAGATTTCGGTGCAGCGCGGTTATGACGTGACCGAATACGCTCTGACCTGTTTTGGCGGTGCCGGGGGCCAGACCGGATGCCGCGTTGCTGACAGTCTCGGCATGAAAACCGTAATTCTACACCCGTTCTCAGGCATTTTGTCGGCATACGGCATGGGACTTGCCGATATTCGGGCAGACAGACAGCAGGCCGTCGTCAAGGTATTGAACGAGGCCCTGATGCCGGAACTCCATGCGCTTAAGGATCAACTGGCGGCAGTCACCGAGGCAGAGCTCCAACAGCAGAAAATCGCGTCTGATGAGCGCAGGACAGTTGCCACTGCGCATTTGCGCTATGACGGCACAGATACGCCCTTGCCGGTCCACCTCGACAGCGTTGAGGTCATGCGGGCCATGTTTGAAGATGCTCACAAGAAACAGTTTGGCTTTGCATACGACAACAAACCAATAGTCGTTGAAGCGCTTGAAGTGGAAACCGCAGGCGGAGGTGCCGGCCTTGTTGAGCCGGATCTTGATCTCTTCACGGAAAATGCATTGGCTGCCACCACGACCCGGATTTATTCGGAAGGAACGTGGCACGACGCTGACATCTACAAGAGAGAAACACTGAAGCCTGGCATGAAGGTGAGCGGCCCTGCGGTGATCATTGAGTCTCACGCCACTATCGCCGTGGAAGACGGCTGGCAAGCGGAAATCAACGCAAAGGACCACGTCATCCTTAGGAGGGTCGTACCGCTAAAACGCGCTGGCGCGATCGGCACTCACGCGGACCCTGTCATGCTGGAAGTGTTCAACAATCTGTTCATGTCCATCGCGGAACAGATGGGTGTCACACTGCAGAACACCGCCTACTCGGTCAACATCAAGGAACGTCTCGACTTTTCCTGTGCGGTGTTTGACGCAAATGGCGCTCTGGTTGCCAACGCTCCCCATATGCCCGTCCACCTTGGATCGATGGACAGGTCGGTGGAAACGATCATCAAACTCAACATGGGGAAGATCAAACCGGGCGACGTCTTCGCACTGAACGCGCCCTATAACGGCGGCACCCATTTGCCAGATATCACCGTTGTCTCGCCGGTCTTCGATGACGAGGGCAAAGACATTCTCTTCTGGTCGGCATCGCGCGGTCACCACGCTGATGTCGGTGGATCTGCACCCGGTTCGATGACGCCACGCGCCACTAATGTGGATGAGGAAGGTGTGCTCTTTGACAACTTCAAAATTGTTGACGAGGGCCGGTTCTGTGAACAGGAACTGATCGAGCTTTTGACCGATCATCCCTACCCTGCGCGGAACCCGCATCAGAATGTTGCCGATCTGTCCGCACAGATTGCCGCCAATGAAAAGGGCATCCAGGAACTGAGAAAGATGGTAGCGCATTTCGGGCTCGAAGTGGTGCAGGCCTATATGGGTCACGTTCAGGACAACGCCGAAGAAAGCGTTCGCCGCGTCATAGAAGCGCTTAAGGATTCCGAATACGCCTACCCGACGGATCAAGGCTCGACCATCAAAGTCAAGATCACCGTCGACAAGACCAAACGCGAAGCCACGGTAGACTTTACGGGCACGTCCCCAGTCCAGCAGAACAACTTCAATGCGCCGGAGCCGGTTACCCGGGCTGCGATCCTGTATTGTTTCCGGGTTATGGTCGACGGCGACATACCCATGAACGCGGGCTGCCTGAAACCCATTCACATCGTGATACCCGACGATTGCATGCTTAGGCCTTCGTATCCAGCTGCGGTCGTTGCCGGCAACGTTGAAACATCACAGCACGTTACGAACGCGGTTTTCGCCGCCCTTGGCGCAATGGCGAACGCCCAGGGGACAATGAACAACCTCACGTTCGGAAACGACACCTATCAATATTATGAAACAATCTGCTCCGGCTCGCCCGCAGGACCCGGCTTCAACGGGACTGACGGTGTCCACACGCACATGACGAATTCCCGCCTTACCGATCCGGAAGTTCTGGAATTCCGTTTTCCAGTCCTGTTAGAGGACTTTCACATCAGGAAGAATTCTGGCGGTATAGGGAAGTGGTCGGCAGGTGATGGCACCAAACGAACGGTCAGGTTCCTGGAGAAAATGGATTGCGCGATCCTCTCATCGCACCGGACGCTCAATCCCAAAGGTCTGGCTGGCGGCAGCAACGGAGAACTCGGCCGCACGGAAGTGCGCCGCTTGGACGGGTCTGTGGAAGTTCTGAGTGGGTGCGATCAAACCGTTCTTGAACCTGGAGAAGCCGTCACGGTCGTGACTCCAACGGCAGGTGGTTGGCGAGCACCTTAA
- a CDS encoding NAD(P)H-dependent oxidoreductase: protein MSNAAKTILHINASARKNNSVTRELTETLVKRLVERDREATVLSRDVSQGIPFLDEDWVGANFTDPAERSAEQRMKLSLSDTLVNELKSADTIVIGTPIYNFSVPAALKAWIDQIARARETFSYTENGPVGLLDGKKAYVVVASGGTKVGSEIDFAATYLKHVLGFIGINDVSIIAADQLMADPSKKQTALEKTLQLAA from the coding sequence ATGAGCAACGCAGCCAAGACCATTCTTCATATCAATGCTTCGGCACGTAAGAACAACTCGGTTACCCGCGAGTTGACGGAAACACTGGTAAAGAGACTGGTCGAAAGAGACCGGGAAGCGACGGTCCTTAGTAGAGATGTATCGCAGGGGATCCCGTTTCTTGACGAAGACTGGGTGGGGGCCAATTTCACTGATCCGGCTGAACGCAGCGCCGAACAACGCATGAAGTTATCGCTTTCCGACACACTGGTGAACGAGTTGAAATCGGCAGATACCATTGTTATCGGGACGCCAATTTACAATTTCTCTGTTCCAGCTGCGCTTAAGGCCTGGATCGATCAGATTGCTCGGGCACGTGAAACGTTTTCCTACACCGAAAACGGGCCTGTCGGATTGCTTGACGGCAAAAAGGCGTATGTTGTCGTGGCCTCCGGCGGTACGAAAGTAGGATCGGAAATTGACTTTGCAGCGACCTATCTGAAGCACGTTCTTGGATTTATCGGTATCAATGACGTTTCGATTATCGCAGCAGATCAACTTATGGCCGACCCGTCCAAGAAACAGACGGCGCTGGAAAAAACACTTCAACTGGCTGCGTAG